One window of the Granulicella arctica genome contains the following:
- a CDS encoding fused MFS/spermidine synthase has translation MTSSRALYGITIFLSAFLLFLVEPMAAKELLPALGGSSAVWITCLVFFQLVLLFGYLYAHWLSRRLTVLRQRRIHLLVLAAAVIVVGVATHFRLDLSNGAAHPVRTIFAGLTLGIGLPFLLLGSTSPLLQVWIARGSGGVPYRLFALSNAGSLLALVLYPTVVEPHLSLRHQRLAWSVAFLLYAVLSAILSLSLKDGGAPLEDIEASAEPAAASLQSKVLWFLLPMAAALQLSAVTSHLTSNIAAIPLLWMMPLAVYLLTLIMAFEFPGLYRRGIVVRFLVLMLASLGYALSKTDASLPIGIGIFFFLVEVFVACLFLHAEVFALRPRRASEATEFYLLIAGGGVAGTFFVAILSPLLFSGNYDLAISFLVTAALALVVTWADGWPQRLLWSTGSVLLLGLAIMMHIVYGRETLVEVRNFYGTLRVRQSNSPPELQPVRLLLNGTIQHGTQSFAPGMSRLPTTYYARDSGVGLALAECCRTAGRRVGIVGLGAGTLAAYGRAGDEFRFYEINPLVQPIAENLFTYLRESGAKVSVAEGDARASLTREAPHGFQVLVVDAFSGDAIPLHLLTTEAMQVYRRQLAPGGILAFHVSNQYLDLAPEVALLAVASGMAARLIESPLNEGRGEFQATWVLVAPLGFFEGSETVREQTVAIDPVAGLRVWTDDYSSLLPILRWGSH, from the coding sequence ATGACCTCTTCCCGCGCGCTCTACGGCATCACGATCTTTCTTTCCGCATTCCTTTTGTTCCTGGTTGAGCCGATGGCAGCGAAGGAGCTACTGCCTGCACTGGGCGGGTCGTCTGCGGTGTGGATCACGTGCCTCGTCTTCTTTCAGCTTGTCCTGCTGTTCGGTTATCTGTATGCGCACTGGCTTTCGCGCAGACTGACGGTGCTTCGCCAACGTCGCATCCATTTGTTGGTGCTGGCTGCGGCGGTGATCGTTGTTGGCGTGGCGACGCACTTCCGGCTTGACCTGAGCAATGGCGCGGCGCATCCAGTGAGAACCATCTTCGCTGGCCTGACCCTGGGAATTGGGCTGCCCTTTCTGCTGCTAGGCTCGACAAGTCCGTTGCTGCAGGTATGGATCGCGCGAGGCAGTGGCGGCGTACCGTACAGGCTCTTCGCCCTGTCGAATGCGGGATCGTTACTGGCGCTGGTGTTGTATCCAACAGTGGTCGAGCCGCACCTTTCGCTGCGCCACCAGCGACTGGCCTGGTCGGTAGCGTTTCTCCTGTATGCGGTCTTGAGCGCCATATTGTCTCTCAGCTTGAAGGATGGAGGTGCGCCACTCGAGGACATAGAAGCCTCGGCAGAACCTGCGGCAGCCTCGCTTCAGAGTAAGGTCCTCTGGTTTCTGCTGCCGATGGCTGCGGCGCTGCAGTTGAGCGCGGTAACCAGCCATCTGACTTCGAATATCGCAGCGATCCCGCTGCTCTGGATGATGCCGCTCGCGGTGTACCTGCTGACGTTGATCATGGCATTCGAGTTTCCCGGGCTGTATCGACGTGGCATCGTGGTGCGCTTTCTGGTACTGATGCTGGCGAGCCTCGGCTACGCGCTCTCGAAGACGGACGCCTCGCTGCCAATAGGCATCGGGATCTTCTTTTTCCTCGTTGAGGTCTTTGTCGCTTGTCTCTTCTTACATGCAGAGGTCTTCGCGCTGCGACCACGGCGAGCGTCCGAGGCGACGGAGTTCTACCTCCTGATCGCGGGTGGCGGTGTGGCGGGAACCTTTTTCGTGGCGATCCTGAGCCCGCTACTCTTCTCCGGAAACTATGACCTGGCGATCTCGTTCCTCGTAACGGCGGCGCTGGCGCTGGTGGTGACATGGGCTGATGGGTGGCCGCAGCGTCTGCTTTGGTCGACCGGGAGTGTGCTGCTGCTGGGGCTCGCCATCATGATGCACATCGTCTATGGCCGCGAGACGCTGGTGGAGGTGCGGAACTTTTACGGCACGCTGCGGGTACGCCAATCGAATTCGCCGCCGGAGCTGCAGCCGGTACGCCTGCTCTTAAACGGAACCATTCAGCATGGGACGCAGTCCTTCGCACCCGGCATGAGCCGGCTGCCGACCACCTACTATGCGCGGGATTCCGGTGTGGGACTGGCCCTTGCGGAGTGCTGCCGGACGGCCGGCAGGCGGGTCGGGATTGTAGGGCTGGGAGCCGGAACACTGGCGGCATATGGTCGGGCGGGCGATGAGTTCCGCTTCTATGAGATCAATCCGCTGGTGCAGCCGATCGCGGAGAACCTGTTTACCTACCTGCGCGAATCGGGCGCGAAGGTCAGTGTTGCGGAGGGAGATGCGCGCGCGTCGCTGACTCGTGAGGCGCCGCACGGCTTTCAGGTGCTGGTGGTGGATGCATTTTCAGGCGATGCCATTCCGCTGCACCTGCTCACTACGGAGGCGATGCAGGTCTACCGCAGACAGCTTGCGCCGGGGGGTATCCTGGCATTTCATGTCTCCAATCAGTACCTTGACCTCGCGCCCGAAGTCGCCCTCCTGGCTGTAGCTTCGGGAATGGCGGCACGGCTAATCGAAAGCCCGCTCAACGAGGGGCGCGGAGAGTTTCAGGCGACCTGGGTACTGGTCGCGCCACTCGGATTCTTCGAGGGTTCGGAGACGGTTCGCGAGCAGACGGTGGCGATAGATCCTGTTGCCGGGCTGCGCGTGTGGACGGACGACTATTCGAGTCTCCTGCCCATCCTGCGATGGGGAAGTCACTGA
- a CDS encoding alpha-L-rhamnosidase produces the protein MTKVSKLGAANVGFHDQLSFSSRGRFYSRAALLGAVLVAAMGGASLQATPVHLRAEGQVNPLGMDIARPVFSWQSDAAGRDWMQSAYQVTVSSTADASKADVWDSGRVTSGESVGIAYSGPALKAHTRYFWTVRVWDKAGKSEVAPAGSWWETGLPEQADWQGKWIRRRDISAEKELAAIHWIWVPGIDAHHVPQGTSSEFTYSLHLAAKPSAAVLHIFSGGTFTTRVNGTETGHKQEWGAFDREDIRDQLVYGAGAAGDNLITVSVDVRKSKKAEETYPAALAALLRLTSADGTESTIVSDGAWKARVAGAAELRGADDLGVLASQHFGVAPDRVTPADSPDRIESTTALFRKDFTPKGKVVSARLYVTALGGYQAFLNGKKVGADELTPGFTDYRKRVLYQAYDVTALVGKGENTLAAMLGAGWHGSPLLWSGTRMFSGPDLLRAQLELRFADGTSQTVATDETWQTAASPIIASEIYAGEAYDARRELPGWNKVHGDKAGAWSAATVSEGNPKVAVTAEPDTPVHPAQNVTPVKVTMVAAGKGQDALFDMGQNMVGVVRLRVKGARGTTVRLRFAERLKPDGTVYTENLRDADATDLYTLSGNGEEVWEPAFTFHGFRYVEVSGYPGKATPASLEGIVWNSLPAAPSMRLSTSSELLNHMNELGLWGQRGNFVSIPTDCPQRDERMGWMGDAGVFWRTGSYNFDIDSFSHKFMQDVVDAQSDEGAFSNISPNLLEGVEGHPGAPGWGDAGVLVPYATWLQYGDRAILERNWTAMEKWMDFMLRTNPNYLRQKELGPNYADWLAPDPNTPSDLVGTAYWALLAKQMQEMATALGKTADAQKYEDLYGKIQTAYRKNYVQADGSVKGNTQTAYVLTLYTGMAPKALEAAMTDRLVKDIEAHQNHLTTGFLGTPFLLSVLDLHGRVDVAYSLLLNTTYPSWGYMVEKGATTWWERWNGDTGDPSMNSYNHYAFGSVMAWVYRRAAGIDTNGAGAGFHHIVLSPHVDSRLPHVHAEYDSAYGLVTSDWTQEGSNFRLSVRVPPNTTATVSLPATASSVVEQDGVKLSTRAVDGSVVAELGSGSYNFTVHSN, from the coding sequence GTGACTAAGGTGTCTAAGCTCGGAGCGGCCAACGTGGGTTTTCATGATCAATTGAGTTTTTCTTCGCGTGGAAGATTTTATAGCCGCGCTGCGCTGCTTGGAGCCGTGCTGGTTGCAGCAATGGGCGGCGCAAGCCTGCAGGCGACACCGGTACATCTGAGGGCCGAGGGACAGGTAAACCCGCTTGGGATGGACATCGCCCGCCCGGTCTTCTCGTGGCAAAGTGACGCCGCTGGGCGGGACTGGATGCAGTCGGCGTACCAGGTGACCGTGTCCAGCACAGCTGATGCAAGCAAGGCGGATGTCTGGGATAGCGGACGCGTGACATCGGGCGAATCAGTCGGGATTGCGTACAGCGGGCCTGCGTTGAAGGCGCACACACGATACTTCTGGACCGTTCGGGTGTGGGACAAGGCGGGCAAGAGCGAAGTGGCGCCCGCTGGATCGTGGTGGGAGACGGGTCTGCCCGAGCAGGCGGACTGGCAGGGCAAGTGGATTCGGCGGCGCGATATATCGGCCGAAAAGGAGCTGGCGGCGATCCACTGGATCTGGGTGCCGGGCATCGATGCGCACCATGTGCCCCAGGGAACAAGCTCGGAGTTTACGTACTCGCTGCACTTGGCGGCGAAGCCTTCGGCAGCGGTGCTGCACATCTTCTCCGGCGGCACGTTTACGACCCGGGTCAATGGTACGGAGACCGGGCATAAGCAGGAGTGGGGCGCCTTCGATCGGGAGGATATTCGCGATCAGCTTGTATATGGAGCGGGTGCAGCCGGGGACAACCTGATTACCGTGTCTGTAGATGTGAGGAAGTCCAAAAAGGCGGAGGAGACCTATCCGGCGGCTCTTGCGGCCCTCCTTCGGCTGACCAGCGCCGATGGTACGGAGAGCACGATCGTAAGCGATGGGGCCTGGAAGGCGCGGGTAGCTGGAGCGGCAGAACTGCGGGGGGCGGATGATCTTGGCGTGCTGGCGAGTCAGCACTTTGGGGTTGCACCGGATCGCGTGACCCCTGCGGACAGCCCCGACCGCATCGAGTCGACGACTGCTCTGTTTCGGAAAGACTTTACGCCAAAGGGCAAGGTAGTTTCAGCCCGCCTGTATGTGACGGCGCTCGGTGGCTACCAGGCGTTCTTAAACGGGAAGAAGGTTGGAGCGGACGAGCTAACGCCGGGGTTTACGGACTATCGGAAGCGAGTGCTGTATCAGGCCTACGATGTGACCGCGCTGGTCGGCAAAGGCGAGAACACGTTGGCGGCAATGTTGGGAGCAGGGTGGCATGGAAGCCCGCTGCTCTGGTCGGGGACGCGTATGTTCTCGGGGCCGGACCTGCTGCGAGCACAGCTTGAGTTGCGGTTCGCGGATGGAACGAGCCAGACAGTAGCGACGGACGAAACGTGGCAGACGGCTGCCTCGCCAATTATCGCCTCGGAGATCTATGCCGGCGAGGCGTATGACGCGCGCCGCGAGCTTCCCGGCTGGAACAAGGTACACGGCGACAAAGCCGGAGCTTGGAGTGCCGCTACGGTATCAGAAGGCAACCCCAAGGTCGCGGTGACAGCTGAGCCGGACACGCCGGTTCATCCTGCGCAGAATGTGACGCCGGTGAAGGTGACGATGGTGGCAGCGGGCAAAGGGCAGGACGCGCTCTTCGACATGGGACAGAACATGGTCGGCGTGGTGCGGCTTCGTGTGAAGGGTGCGCGCGGAACGACGGTGCGGCTGCGTTTCGCAGAGCGGCTCAAACCAGACGGTACGGTCTATACGGAAAATCTTCGTGATGCCGATGCGACCGATCTCTATACCCTGAGCGGCAATGGGGAAGAGGTATGGGAACCTGCGTTTACCTTCCACGGCTTCCGGTATGTGGAGGTCTCCGGGTATCCCGGAAAGGCTACACCCGCTTCGCTCGAAGGAATCGTATGGAACAGCCTGCCGGCCGCGCCTTCCATGCGACTCTCGACCTCAAGCGAGTTGCTAAACCATATGAACGAACTGGGCCTGTGGGGCCAGCGCGGCAACTTTGTTTCAATTCCGACGGACTGCCCGCAGCGCGACGAGCGTATGGGCTGGATGGGCGATGCTGGAGTCTTTTGGCGGACGGGCAGCTACAACTTCGACATCGATTCGTTCTCGCACAAGTTCATGCAGGATGTGGTCGACGCGCAGAGTGATGAGGGCGCGTTTTCGAACATCTCCCCCAACCTGCTGGAGGGAGTAGAGGGTCATCCGGGGGCGCCAGGATGGGGCGATGCGGGCGTGCTGGTGCCGTATGCGACGTGGCTGCAGTATGGCGACCGGGCGATCCTCGAGCGGAACTGGACGGCGATGGAGAAGTGGATGGACTTCATGCTCCGGACCAACCCAAACTATCTTCGCCAAAAGGAGCTTGGCCCGAACTACGCCGACTGGCTCGCTCCTGATCCAAACACGCCGTCAGACCTAGTCGGTACTGCCTATTGGGCACTGCTGGCAAAACAAATGCAGGAGATGGCTACAGCTCTCGGGAAGACGGCAGACGCGCAGAAATACGAGGACCTTTACGGGAAGATCCAGACGGCCTATCGGAAGAACTATGTGCAGGCGGATGGTTCGGTCAAAGGCAACACGCAGACGGCTTACGTGCTGACTCTGTATACCGGCATGGCTCCAAAGGCGCTTGAAGCGGCGATGACCGATCGCCTCGTCAAGGATATCGAGGCGCACCAAAATCATCTGACGACAGGCTTCCTGGGAACACCGTTTCTGTTGTCGGTGCTCGATCTGCATGGCCGTGTGGATGTGGCGTACAGCCTGCTGCTGAACACGACCTATCCGTCCTGGGGTTACATGGTGGAGAAGGGCGCGACGACGTGGTGGGAGCGTTGGAACGGCGACACCGGTGACCCGTCGATGAACTCGTACAACCACTATGCGTTCGGGTCGGTGATGGCGTGGGTGTACCGGCGGGCTGCGGGCATCGACACCAATGGTGCGGGCGCGGGTTTCCATCACATCGTGCTCAGTCCGCACGTCGACTCGCGGCTGCCCCATGTTCACGCGGAGTATGACTCAGCGTATGGCCTCGTGACGTCGGACTGGACGCAGGAGGGTTCGAACTTCCGGCTGAGCGTGCGTGTTCCGCCGAACACTACGGCTACTGTCTCGCTTCCGGCTACGGCTTCAAGCGTTGTCGAGCAGGACGGTGTAAAGCTCTCAACGCGCGCCGTGGACGGCTCGGTCGTCGCCGAGCTTGGCTCGGGGAGCTACAACTTCACGGTGCATTCCAACTAA
- a CDS encoding TonB-dependent receptor gives MHAPSRNTPSHFRSPFRPLRAALSLVVLACLAVPAAMAQFRASIQGTVTDPQGEVVPGAIVTLTDTATNKVLTSTSNESGVYNFNALPDSTFTMAAERPGFKKKVLSGIHITPEQSNAVNLQLDLGGATETINVNADTTPQLETANAAISGVVNDNQIQHLPSSGRDVFQLVQLAPGVFGDGSRATGGNSSSLPGTSGPGGSGSGIFQTENGPQANANGGQTNSNGIQIDGISTVSAVWGGTSVITPTEDSVGSVKVLSNGYDAENGRFSGANVQITSKTGSNQYHGSLFFRASRPGLNAYQRYNGAGTFNSGTPSDRGLLRDTTFANQYGGSVGGPILHDKLFAFFAYETQRGNTVATATGWYETAAFRGLAPAGSIASTYLNFPGGAVSASSLVNQTCSQAGFTEGQNCRTIAGQGLNLGSPINGGLGQQDLTWQSTTNPGIGGGLTNTPDIALYSTLNPTNQTAAQYNGRMDGDVTKRDHIAFAIYWVPLSKVNYNGTARAYNLFNHSQINDAYSVIYNHVFSPTFLNEARANDAGYRWNEVATNPQAPFGLPQSQVDGLANISGSNQLSFFGAGGPSNLNQHTFTYKDVATKILSNHTVKFGGDVTRLYYLNNPTYAARPSYNFYNIWDFLNDAPHSESGSFDSATGTPTTNRQDTREDLYGFFIQDDWKVRQNLTINAGIRYSYFGPFSSKQNNLGVVQLGSGATTYTGLSIRRGGNLTNAQKGNFGPQIGFAYSPDMFHGKAVVRGGFGLNYNQSEIAISGNSGNNPPYIFNANFNSSSINNGVATIDPRIRYGIGSSPTSLYGYASNPNAVTAFNAANLPLSGGVAVTAFQANQPTIYTEHFSLDTQFDLGHQMVATVGYQGSLGHHQIVQSQLYVNAFAAGQAQNPLVQNVDYYANTGASNNNSLLLGLKHNMAHHFMFDAEFAYAKTMDTGSFPYYEDPYPYRPDLAYGRSDFNYGKALKIYGLWQPVFFHGNSLLSKLADGFSFSGIYNIHTGFPFTPTYNVSGGNLYYGSSGYSSLRPTYIGSKNLDSSNNAFEIKGTNTNYPGNANVTTTSPYFINPTAPVAPGGGFATGLPSLPGMARNSFNGPGYQDVDATVTKSFGLPNGRVIGEHAAIEIRADAFNLFNQTNLNNSSIVTNILTPTFGQAQSGLAGRNVNLQARFSF, from the coding sequence ATGCACGCACCGTCACGAAACACCCCCAGCCACTTCAGGTCTCCCTTTCGGCCCCTGAGAGCAGCCCTCTCCCTGGTCGTCCTCGCCTGCCTTGCGGTACCAGCGGCCATGGCCCAGTTCCGCGCCTCCATTCAGGGCACCGTTACCGACCCCCAGGGCGAAGTCGTCCCCGGCGCCATCGTCACCCTCACCGACACCGCCACGAACAAGGTGCTCACCAGTACAAGCAACGAGAGCGGCGTCTACAACTTCAACGCCCTCCCCGACAGCACCTTCACGATGGCGGCTGAACGTCCCGGCTTCAAGAAAAAGGTTCTCAGCGGCATTCACATCACGCCGGAGCAATCGAACGCCGTCAATCTTCAACTCGACCTGGGCGGCGCGACGGAGACGATCAACGTCAACGCCGACACCACGCCGCAGCTTGAAACGGCGAACGCGGCCATTAGCGGCGTCGTCAATGACAACCAGATTCAACATCTTCCCTCGTCAGGCCGCGACGTCTTCCAGCTCGTACAGCTTGCCCCGGGAGTCTTCGGTGACGGCTCGCGTGCGACCGGCGGCAATTCAAGCAGTCTCCCCGGCACCTCTGGCCCTGGTGGCAGCGGCAGTGGCATCTTCCAGACTGAAAACGGCCCGCAGGCGAACGCAAATGGCGGCCAGACCAACTCGAACGGCATCCAGATCGACGGCATCAGCACGGTCAGCGCCGTGTGGGGCGGAACCTCCGTGATCACTCCCACTGAAGATTCTGTCGGCAGCGTCAAGGTTCTTTCGAACGGCTATGACGCGGAGAATGGACGGTTCAGCGGCGCAAACGTCCAGATTACCTCGAAGACCGGAAGCAACCAGTACCATGGCAGTCTGTTCTTCCGGGCGAGCCGCCCCGGCCTTAACGCCTACCAACGGTACAACGGTGCCGGCACCTTCAATTCAGGAACTCCTTCGGACCGTGGTCTACTCCGCGACACCACCTTTGCGAATCAGTATGGCGGCAGCGTCGGTGGCCCCATCCTTCATGACAAGCTTTTCGCCTTCTTCGCTTACGAGACGCAGCGCGGAAATACCGTGGCGACTGCAACTGGCTGGTACGAGACTGCCGCCTTCCGTGGTCTTGCCCCCGCTGGCAGTATCGCTTCGACCTACCTGAACTTTCCCGGCGGAGCAGTCTCCGCCTCGTCACTCGTCAACCAGACCTGCAGCCAGGCTGGCTTTACCGAGGGACAGAACTGCCGCACCATCGCCGGACAGGGTCTCAACCTCGGCTCACCCATCAACGGAGGGCTTGGGCAGCAGGATCTCACCTGGCAGAGCACCACGAACCCAGGAATTGGGGGCGGCCTCACCAATACTCCCGACATCGCCCTTTACAGCACCCTGAACCCGACCAACCAGACCGCCGCTCAATACAACGGTCGTATGGATGGTGATGTCACCAAGAGGGATCACATCGCCTTTGCCATCTACTGGGTTCCGCTCTCCAAGGTGAACTACAACGGAACCGCGCGCGCCTACAACCTCTTCAACCACAGCCAGATCAACGACGCTTATTCCGTTATTTACAACCATGTGTTCTCGCCGACGTTTCTGAACGAAGCTCGCGCAAATGATGCTGGCTATCGCTGGAATGAAGTTGCAACGAATCCGCAGGCACCATTCGGTCTTCCCCAATCGCAGGTCGATGGGCTGGCGAACATCTCCGGCAGCAATCAACTTAGCTTTTTCGGTGCAGGCGGCCCCAGTAACCTGAATCAGCACACCTTCACCTACAAGGACGTTGCCACCAAGATCCTAAGCAATCACACTGTCAAATTTGGCGGCGATGTGACCCGCCTCTATTACCTCAACAATCCGACCTACGCGGCCCGCCCAAGCTATAACTTCTATAACATCTGGGACTTTCTCAACGACGCGCCGCACAGTGAGTCTGGCAGCTTCGATTCGGCCACCGGTACCCCTACCACCAACCGTCAGGACACCAGAGAAGACCTCTACGGCTTCTTTATTCAGGACGACTGGAAGGTGCGACAGAATCTCACCATCAATGCTGGTATTCGCTACTCCTACTTTGGACCCTTCTCATCCAAGCAGAACAACCTTGGTGTTGTGCAACTTGGATCTGGAGCAACAACTTACACGGGTCTCTCGATCCGTCGTGGCGGGAACCTGACCAACGCGCAGAAGGGTAACTTTGGACCGCAGATCGGCTTTGCTTACAGCCCGGACATGTTCCATGGCAAAGCAGTTGTTCGTGGAGGCTTTGGGCTGAACTATAACCAAAGCGAGATCGCAATCTCCGGCAACTCTGGCAACAATCCACCGTACATCTTCAATGCGAACTTCAATAGCAGCAGCATCAATAACGGCGTAGCCACCATCGATCCGCGCATCCGCTACGGAATTGGCAGTTCCCCCACATCACTTTACGGCTATGCTTCGAACCCGAATGCCGTGACCGCCTTCAATGCCGCGAACCTGCCGCTGTCAGGAGGCGTTGCGGTTACAGCATTCCAGGCAAATCAGCCGACGATCTACACCGAACATTTCTCCCTCGATACGCAGTTTGACCTCGGTCACCAGATGGTCGCCACCGTTGGCTACCAGGGCAGTCTGGGTCATCACCAGATCGTGCAATCGCAACTTTACGTCAACGCCTTTGCCGCTGGACAGGCACAGAACCCCCTGGTCCAGAACGTCGACTACTACGCCAACACGGGCGCCTCCAACAACAACTCACTCCTGCTCGGCCTGAAGCACAACATGGCGCATCACTTCATGTTCGACGCCGAGTTTGCATACGCCAAGACGATGGATACTGGATCCTTCCCATACTACGAAGATCCTTATCCCTACCGTCCAGATCTTGCCTATGGCCGCTCCGACTTCAACTACGGAAAGGCTCTCAAGATCTACGGCCTCTGGCAGCCGGTCTTCTTCCATGGCAACAGCTTGCTGTCGAAGCTTGCTGATGGCTTCTCCTTCAGCGGCATCTACAACATCCACACGGGCTTCCCCTTCACCCCGACCTACAACGTCTCCGGTGGAAACCTCTACTACGGCTCGAGCGGTTATAGCTCTCTGCGCCCCACCTACATCGGTAGCAAGAATCTTGACAGCAGCAACAATGCCTTCGAGATAAAAGGTACGAACACCAACTATCCCGGCAATGCGAATGTCACCACGACCTCACCGTACTTCATCAATCCAACGGCTCCGGTCGCACCGGGTGGTGGTTTCGCAACCGGTCTGCCTTCCCTCCCTGGGATGGCACGTAACTCCTTCAACGGTCCCGGATATCAGGATGTCGATGCTACGGTCACCAAGTCGTTCGGCCTTCCAAATGGCCGGGTGATCGGGGAGCATGCCGCCATCGAAATTCGCGCTGACGCCTTCAATCTCTTCAACCAGACCAACCTGAACAACAGCTCGATCGTCACCAACATCCTGACCCCAACCTTCGGTCAGGCCCAAAGTGGCCTCGCCGGCAGAAACGTCAACCTGCAGGCACGGTTCAGCTTCTAG
- a CDS encoding IclR family transcriptional regulator: MVEKSSNYAAPAMEKGLDVLELLARRERGLTKSEIARELGRSVSEIFRTLHSLEKRSYIVRQPDDRYTLTMKLFQLATEHPPTERLLSEALPVMHRLAEKTLQSCHLAVLERSHFVILGQVNAPSGTGFHVKPGSRSPLTHGASGYVILACCAEATRQRALAEWKEDIGRPMPKNFAAHLAEIRRLGYEDRPSHEVDGITDISFPVVDGAGLAIAALTIPYIHRKVAEISKQQVMAGLKAASVAISTAISGVRHLG, from the coding sequence ATGGTTGAGAAAAGTTCGAACTATGCAGCGCCGGCGATGGAGAAGGGCCTCGACGTGCTCGAGCTGCTTGCGCGGCGTGAGCGGGGATTGACGAAGAGTGAGATTGCCCGCGAACTGGGACGCAGCGTGTCGGAGATCTTCCGCACGCTGCATAGTCTCGAAAAACGCAGCTACATCGTTCGGCAGCCGGACGACCGCTACACGCTGACCATGAAGCTCTTTCAACTGGCAACGGAGCACCCGCCGACGGAGCGGCTGCTCTCGGAGGCGCTGCCGGTGATGCATCGACTGGCGGAGAAGACACTGCAGTCCTGCCATCTTGCGGTGCTGGAACGCAGCCACTTTGTCATTCTGGGGCAGGTCAATGCGCCAAGCGGAACGGGCTTTCATGTGAAGCCGGGATCGCGGAGTCCGCTCACCCACGGAGCGAGCGGCTACGTCATTCTTGCGTGCTGCGCTGAGGCGACTCGTCAACGCGCGCTCGCCGAATGGAAAGAAGATATCGGGCGGCCGATGCCGAAGAACTTTGCTGCGCACCTTGCTGAGATTCGGCGGCTGGGCTACGAAGACCGGCCGAGCCACGAAGTGGATGGCATCACGGATATCAGCTTTCCGGTTGTGGATGGTGCGGGGTTGGCGATCGCCGCGCTGACCATTCCGTACATTCACCGCAAGGTTGCGGAGATCAGCAAACAGCAGGTGATGGCGGGACTGAAGGCGGCTAGCGTGGCCATTTCGACGGCCATCAGTGGTGTTCGCCACCTTGGCTAA
- a CDS encoding SDR family NAD(P)-dependent oxidoreductase: MSKFRLDGKRAVITGGASGIGGAIAKEFAENGAQVCIVDLNGDNARKSAALLGAEASGWDCNVADRISVEAAFAAIAKGGPIDILVNSAGVAHVGTLASTTDADFDRVYQVNVRGTYLAMQAALPFLEKSSGTILNMASIAATAGLTDRFAYSMTKGAVLSMTLSVARDYLGKIRCNCISPARVHTPFVDGFVARTYPGHEAEAMARLSAAQPIGRMGQPEEVAMLALYLCSDAAAFVTGVDYPLDGGFCNLR, from the coding sequence ATGAGCAAGTTTCGATTAGATGGGAAGCGGGCAGTGATCACGGGCGGGGCCAGCGGGATTGGCGGGGCGATTGCTAAGGAGTTCGCGGAGAACGGTGCGCAGGTTTGTATCGTCGACCTGAACGGTGACAACGCCCGGAAGTCCGCGGCACTGCTCGGAGCGGAAGCCTCTGGATGGGACTGCAATGTGGCGGATCGCATAAGCGTCGAAGCGGCATTTGCGGCGATTGCGAAGGGCGGCCCGATCGACATCCTGGTAAACAGCGCGGGCGTCGCGCATGTCGGAACCCTGGCGAGCACGACCGATGCAGACTTTGATCGCGTGTACCAGGTGAACGTCCGAGGAACCTACCTCGCGATGCAGGCGGCGCTGCCTTTCCTCGAGAAGAGTTCGGGAACGATTCTCAACATGGCGTCGATTGCAGCGACAGCCGGGCTGACTGACCGGTTTGCGTATTCGATGACGAAGGGCGCGGTGCTGTCAATGACGCTTTCGGTGGCGCGCGACTATCTCGGCAAGATTCGCTGTAACTGCATCTCGCCCGCGCGGGTCCACACCCCGTTCGTTGATGGGTTTGTGGCTCGAACCTATCCAGGACACGAGGCGGAGGCCATGGCACGACTTTCGGCGGCACAGCCGATCGGCCGAATGGGGCAGCCGGAGGAGGTTGCCATGCTGGCCCTGTATCTCTGCTCGGACGCGGCTGCATTTGTTACCGGAGTCGACTATCCACTGGACGGCGGCTTCTGTAATCTTCGCTAA